The Anastrepha ludens isolate Willacy chromosome X, idAnaLude1.1, whole genome shotgun sequence genome includes a window with the following:
- the LOC128869531 gene encoding uncharacterized protein LOC128869531 isoform X1, with translation MRSQSVWSLEHSSTFWEVDCQSNGDKFFKNNFRMERSCFEKLCSKLEKIAKRKTNYRNPISLKKRVAIALYALGSSSEYRSIGHLFGVGKATVCKILIEFCNEVGTSLAPIYLKNFPLTRAQIENGVADFNAMGYPQCIGAIGRFISNAIKITFNQKHLYYTDGCHIEIHPRKEEAIDYYNYKGWYSVVLLALVDAKYRFVYIHCGSPGRCNDSGIFEKSSLKRELQSCARLDELSLLYGSTKIPVHIIGDSAFRLSQHLMKPYPTKSPIGLNLKNNFSPEQ, from the exons ATGCGTTCGCAAAGTGTATGGTCTTTG gAACATTCCAGTACCTTTTGGGAAGTAGACTGCCAGAGTAATGGggacaagtttttcaaaaataatttccgaATGGAAAGATcctgctttgaaaaattgtgcagcaaacttgaaaaaatagccaaaagaaaaacgaactaTCGAAACCcgatttcactaaaaaagcGCGTGGCAATTGCTCTGTATGCACTAGGATCTTCTAGTGAATACAGATCAATTGGACATTTGTTTGGAGTAGGCAAAGCAACTGTTTGCAAAATACTCATCGAGTTTTGCAATGAAGTTGGGACATCTTTGGCtccaatatatttgaaaaattttccactGACAAGGGCGCAAATTGAGAATGGAGTCGCAGATTTTAATGCAATGGGCTATCCACAATGTATTGGAGCAATAGGTAGGTTTATAAGTAATGCGATAAAAATAACGTTTAATCAAAAGCATCTTTATTATACAGATGGATGTCATATTGAAATTCATCCAAGAAAGGAAGAAGCCATTGATTACTACAACTACAAAGGGTGGTATTCCGTAGTACTATTGGCTTTGGTAGACGCAAAATATAGATTTGTTTATATACATTGCGGCAGTCCTGGAAGATGCAACGACtccggaatttttgaaaaatcatcgcTAAAGCGCGAGTTGCAAAGTTGTGCACGTCTTGATGAATTGAGCTTGCTGTATGGATCCACAAAAATACCAGTCCATATTATAGGGGACTCTGCTTTTCGTCTCTCTCAGCATTTAATGAAGCCATATCCTACAAAGAGTCCAATTGGTTTAAATCTGAAAAACAACTTTTCACCagaacaataa
- the LOC128869531 gene encoding uncharacterized protein LOC128869531 isoform X2: MRSQSVWSLEHSSTFWEVDCQSNGDKFFKNNFRMERSCFEKLCSKLEKIAKRKTNYRNPISLKKRVAIALYALGSSSEYRSIGHLFGVGKATVCKILIEFCNEVGTSLAPIYLKNFPLTRAQIENGVADFNAMGYPQCIGAIDGCHIEIHPRKEEAIDYYNYKGWYSVVLLALVDAKYRFVYIHCGSPGRCNDSGIFEKSSLKRELQSCARLDELSLLYGSTKIPVHIIGDSAFRLSQHLMKPYPTKSPIGLNLKNNFSPEQ, from the exons ATGCGTTCGCAAAGTGTATGGTCTTTG gAACATTCCAGTACCTTTTGGGAAGTAGACTGCCAGAGTAATGGggacaagtttttcaaaaataatttccgaATGGAAAGATcctgctttgaaaaattgtgcagcaaacttgaaaaaatagccaaaagaaaaacgaactaTCGAAACCcgatttcactaaaaaagcGCGTGGCAATTGCTCTGTATGCACTAGGATCTTCTAGTGAATACAGATCAATTGGACATTTGTTTGGAGTAGGCAAAGCAACTGTTTGCAAAATACTCATCGAGTTTTGCAATGAAGTTGGGACATCTTTGGCtccaatatatttgaaaaattttccactGACAAGGGCGCAAATTGAGAATGGAGTCGCAGATTTTAATGCAATGGGCTATCCACAATGTATTGGAGCAATAG ATGGATGTCATATTGAAATTCATCCAAGAAAGGAAGAAGCCATTGATTACTACAACTACAAAGGGTGGTATTCCGTAGTACTATTGGCTTTGGTAGACGCAAAATATAGATTTGTTTATATACATTGCGGCAGTCCTGGAAGATGCAACGACtccggaatttttgaaaaatcatcgcTAAAGCGCGAGTTGCAAAGTTGTGCACGTCTTGATGAATTGAGCTTGCTGTATGGATCCACAAAAATACCAGTCCATATTATAGGGGACTCTGCTTTTCGTCTCTCTCAGCATTTAATGAAGCCATATCCTACAAAGAGTCCAATTGGTTTAAATCTGAAAAACAACTTTTCACCagaacaataa